Genomic window (Candidatus Eisenbacteria bacterium):
CCCTGGCGGCCCTGCGTGTGGGCATCGACACGGCGCTGCGACGCGAGCCGGGTGTCGAGCGCGTGCAGGTCCACGTGGCGTCGGCGGACGCGGGCCGCGGCCGGGATCCGTTCAAGGGTCGCAGCGCGATTCCCGGCGTGCGGCACGTGATCGCCGTGTCGTCGACCAAGGGCGGCGTCGGCAAGTCGACGGTCGCGATGAACCTCGCCCTGGCGCTCGCCGAGCGCGGGCACGCGGTCGGGATCGCCGACGCCGACGTGTACGGGCCGAGCCTCCCGATCATGCTCGGGACGACCGCGCGGCCCACGGTCTCTCAGGAGAAGCGCATCGCGCCCGTCGAGCGCTACGGGCTCAAGCTCATGTCGATGGGTTTCTTCCTCGACGAGCAGTCTCCCGTCATCTGGCGTGGCCCGATCGTCATGGGGATCATCCGGCAGTTCCTGAAGGACGTCGACTGGGGACGGCTCGACTTTCTCGTCATCGATCTGCCGCCGGGAACGGGCGACGCCGTGCTGACGCTGGTGCAGCAGGTGCCGGTCACCGGCGCGGTCATCGTGACCACGCCGCAGGACGTGGCGCTCCTCGACGTGGGCCGCGGGATCGCGATGTTCGCGCAGGTCGCGACGCCGGTGCTCGGCGTGGTCGAGAACATGGCGGGTTACGTGTGCGCGTCGTGCGGCACCGACGATCCGATCTTCGGCGAAGGGGGCGGGCAACGCCTGGCGGACGCCTTCGGCGTGCCGCTGCTCGGACGGATCCCGCTCGCGCCCGCGGTGCGCGTCGGCGGCGATGCCGGAACGCCGATCGTCGTCGCCGAGCCGCGCCATCCGGTGAGCGATGCCTTCCGTGCGCTGGCCGCACGGGTCGTGGAGGAGGCGGATCGTGCCGCCGCCACCACGCCCCTCGGCGTCGAAGCCGAGTGACGATCTGCGAGCCGCCGCGAGGTTGTCACATGATCGGACGCACGGTAGGGTCGACGGGCCATGTCCACGATGATCACCGAGGAGTGCATCAACTGCGGCGCCTGTGAGCCCGAGTGCCCGAACACCGCCATCTACGAGGGTGGGGCGAACTTCGAGTACGACGGCCAGTCCAAGCCGGCACTCACCCAGGACATCTACTTCATCGTGCCGGAGAAGTGCACCGAGTGCGTGGGCTTCTTCGATCAGGAGCAGTGTGCCGCCGTGTGCCCGGTCGACTGCTGCGTGCCGAACCCGCAGGACGTGGAGACCGAGGAGCAGCTGATCGCGAAGGCCAAGGTCATCCACCCCGACCAGGAGTTCGCGGCCGAGTTT
Coding sequences:
- a CDS encoding Mrp/NBP35 family ATP-binding protein, which produces MVAPSPERLRDALKAVLFPGFRRDIVTLGMVSEIRVDGPSVHVHLRPGTDKPETLAALRVGIDTALRREPGVERVQVHVASADAGRGRDPFKGRSAIPGVRHVIAVSSTKGGVGKSTVAMNLALALAERGHAVGIADADVYGPSLPIMLGTTARPTVSQEKRIAPVERYGLKLMSMGFFLDEQSPVIWRGPIVMGIIRQFLKDVDWGRLDFLVIDLPPGTGDAVLTLVQQVPVTGAVIVTTPQDVALLDVGRGIAMFAQVATPVLGVVENMAGYVCASCGTDDPIFGEGGGQRLADAFGVPLLGRIPLAPAVRVGGDAGTPIVVAEPRHPVSDAFRALAARVVEEADRAAATTPLGVEAE
- a CDS encoding YfhL family 4Fe-4S dicluster ferredoxin; its protein translation is MSTMITEECINCGACEPECPNTAIYEGGANFEYDGQSKPALTQDIYFIVPEKCTECVGFFDQEQCAAVCPVDCCVPNPQDVETEEQLIAKAKVIHPDQEFAAEFPSRFRKK